TTTGCTTCATTTTGATCAAGCCCCAAATGCTTGTCCGGGCTCAGGATATAAAAGCATGTTCAACAACTGGCTCATTCACAAAGAATTGAATGTGCTgaaattaattaactaattatcCTGAAGTTGACCAGATTGAATTGCATAAGGTATGGGCATGTGAAAGGAGGCATTAGATTAGGTGCCTGTTTGGAATTAGATTCagctttttagcttttatgtataattttttaaaacttcattttttttttctgcattttctcactttttaaatttttttcaagataCATGTATATTTTAACagatttttagcaaaaaattagataaactGTTCCCAAATGGACACTAAATGTTCATttggaaacaacttatttaactttttattgaaagtgtgataaaatatacttgtaccttaaataattttgaaaaagtgaaatatatatatatatatatatatatatatatatataagtcatttttctattatttctttgAAAATTACTTGTAAATTCTAACACTTTTCTGTCCAATTGACATGCACGCATAGGGCTTAAGGGCTGTAGTTGAGTGATGATCAAGTCAAATATTAAAATCTCATAATTAGTTTAGTTAATTTTATTTCGAATGTCCCTTTCGTATTGTGTAGTTTTTGATAGTTTATTTGCTAAATATGAGgtaaaaaagatataatttttagtgGCATTCACGCTAAATATGTGACAAAAAGGTAACAAttaattagcttattttcatagaagctacttttgttaattttaaataataataataaaaaaagctgaaaaccTTTTTGCCAAGTGGACATCTGAATATAAATTCATCACCAAACTAGTTTATATATTTAGActtagtgtttttattttaaccaaCACGAAGTTGTTTAGGAATTACTTGATTGATTTTAATCACAACTAAAGTTTCTTTTTCACAAGCGTTTGCTAAATTTCTAATAACTAtattttagattatattatctgaattaattaaattaaattaattatgagcatataaaaattagatttataaACCAAGTTAGCATTTttagaaattgtataaatttttattatgaatggGTCATTTATATAATCagtaaaaagaataataatttaaCATCTTATCACTTATTTTCAACTATAGACAAACGAATCTCAGTCCTATATATTAGGGGTAGAActagaattttatgaatgagggGCCAAAATAATAACATTGGACTATTTTAATAGTGTCATACAAGAAATATGAAGAGTTTGGGTGctaaacccccccccccaacacacacacagacatatatatatatatatatatatatatatatatatatcaacttcAATACTCATCAAAAGCTTGTTCattgataaattattatgtttgagtTTATTTTGCTTAATAATCGAGTCTAATAGTgttcttttgtttgatttgttttctaaGTAAACATAGAAAAACAAATTGCAAATACACATTCTGAACTTTGTACAAATCAAATTGATCATTTGTTCTTCTAATTTGAAGTTAAAAGTCCAAAAGGTTAGGAAAATGATCAAATTGGTCATTCTCCCACACTTTCGTTAGCTAGACTGGatggaaagaataaaaaaattaataaaatttcttctgtctaaaaaaaaaaaaaaatcaatcttctCTTTTCTTCCACCAAGCACCCACGCCACCCCAATATTGCCATGACCATGAGCCATGACCCCGCTACTACTTAAGCTATTAGTGTTTGTAGGGGTGACAACACCATAGCAATATTGGCACATACACCCCTTCACACTTGATCTCTGTCTTTCTCCCCTAGGGGAATGAGTGGTAAGTGGTAACTTTTCAAGCAAGAAACTTGGATAATACAACAGCCAGGGAAATAAAAACCCAGATGCAACAGGCCTAATTACACcacataatttattatttttttatagcatGGTGTGTTACTGACTGGAGCCAAACAATAGAATAGCTAAAGCCCTTTAATTTATTCTAGCTCCTCAGCTCATAAAATTTCTTAGAAattctttacaaaaaaataaaagtttcttAGCAATTATAGCCCAAGAGGCCATTAGAACTCCAACAAACGATCTTAAATATGAGGAAACATTCAAAAGTCAATAAACTAAAAGGCAATATAAATGGTTCCCTTCGTAACATAATATCTCTATTTTATGGGAGAAGCTGAGGACCAAGGCTTAAATGGGGAACTTGACCACACGAGAAGTTAACAAATAATAACCTTCTTAATTTCCAGGAGAAGCTCTTTTGCCATCTGGTTTGCCCATTGCTAGCTCCTCAATAACCAAACCATTTGAAAAAGTTTCTCAATTGAGATTACTTGGCTTCACTTTGTTTTTCCTCTACCTCCTGAATTTCCTTAGCTGCAACAGTTTGATCCACACTAGTTTTCTCTTCAGTCTCCAGAGTTGTCTCCGTCTCCTTCTGTTTTTCTCATCCGAGGAATTTTGCTCAGTGCCAGGGACCCTGTGCACGAGTACAGAAAAACACCCAAGTAACTAAGATGTAAACTGTATGAACTTTAACAGTCCAAGCaatccaaaatcaaatacaagtttccaatttttatttttttattttttttatttttcatgtgaAAAATTACGGGTCCACTCTCAACCCATCTCATAGGATTGACCCAATCAATTTGCAACCCGTTTTTGACCCGACTGATTTGCCACATCTACCCTAGTCAGCTAGTATGTGACCAAGAAATCAGATTAATTACTCTGTTGCAGTTCCATTGGTACGTCGAATAACGAATTTGTCAATAATCTTGACAGTCTCCAACGGTTCCGGATCGAATTCAGAAGCCTTCCATATGCTGGGATTCTCTCTACGGTGGCTCAAGTCATCTGATGTCGGTTCCGTCCAATTAGGTTCCAGCTCCCATTCCCGTGGTACCTAAATGTCAAATTTGTCAATGATCCAGCTCTCATATCATTGGGTTTAAGGTTCTTATACAAGTTATAACAAAATGAAAAGTTTAatttaaatatgtttttctatttttaaagaaaaaaaaacaaagatgcTCAATCTTCGTCCATGCATTTACAATAGTCCACCAGTCAAATTCAAgctcaacaaaaaataatttggcattactaattaaaattaagGACCCGGTTAACGGGTACCCTTAAAGCATTTATTATTGAacaatttgtaataaaaatttatacaatctttatgagaaatattttatcaaaaaaatcaattactttttccttttctcataaattttttataaaaatattttctaaatcaatatttttaggGCATTCCTtaacttttttctaaaatttattgattatttataaaattatttgaactttgagatttagtaATGATTCCACCTCAATGTGAAAATGGATGAACCGTAAATTACATTAGCTATTTAAGAAATAAGGGTGGGCCGTGGGGGTGTTAAAAAAGGGgttaaagggaaaaaagaacaaaacacacTTAAATTAGTCAAGGAAATAAGGCATTGCATTTTAAGTAATTGAACCATCCTAGAATTACAAATGAACCAAGTTTGATTTCTTACTTTATCAACTGCAAGGGTGAAAACTTCAAGATTACCATCACTGTTGATGTGAAATCGAGTGAATGCCTTGTAATCTGCAATCCTAAGTGAGGAGAAGGCTTCGTCGTAGTATAAGTTAAAGCAATTGCTGCAAATGCATAAGTAGATTCCTAATATTAAGGAAGCTGTCAAGGTTGAGAAGATATATACATAAGGGAAGATGGAAGCATAATAAATTGTTTTATCCCATCGAGAGGCAGACTCAATCCCATTGTTGCAAATATTGCTCCGTGACACCGCTATGAGCTGATACATTTAATATGAATATGTATtaaagaagaagtagaagaagcaACATATTTGCGGGGAAAGTAATTCCCACCCAAACATATTAAGcatacaaaaatttcacaatttttttttacaattattgacaTGACAAATTGTAATTAGAGAAACATCAGTTTTacatgaactcattactaacattaatttattaacatcaatcacaatatgtcatcTCAACGATTGtgaaaaacattataaaaatttttggtATCCCTAAACTTGTTCTTTCTCACCTCTGGTACATCAACTGCAGACATGAAGTACTTGATATATGCTTGATAAAGCCCAGAAGCCCATTGTACTATTCTATCCAGAATGGAAATTGGAACTGGAAGCTCTCTATGAGACATAGCATGGTACGACCGATAACGAGAGTGATAtgctgaaaaagaaaaaactatgcTTGAATTTGTTAGGtcttattttagtttttctccGTTACTCAAGTAAAAAATCCTTAACCCATTTAATTACTATCTTTGATGTCACATAAATCCATCAAACATATAAAGTAGTTTTGAGGCAATAAATGGCTTAATAATAGTATATTATTGTAAtggtatatataaaattatgctAAGAGCCTTGCAAGATGCAACTCATCTGATTGACATCTCTTGATGTTTCCATCAAAGCATGTATGattcaaatatttcatttctcattataactatcaaattattaaaatataaaaaaatctatcaatatgtaaaatataaagTAGTGAAtccttttcagttttcattGGAAGATTAAGGCAATAAATGGTTGTTAATAGTAAATTACTGCTAAAGCTACTTAGGcaactataaattttgatagGTTATAAGGCTATTTTCACATCTGTTTGTTTGTGGGAAGGTGTTTCTTCTTCCCACAGCCTCATATTATGAAAAAGctaatgagacttttttttttttttttttgggtagaaggATGAgactattttatattttgctaTATGTTTGTTGGATAATCTTTTATACTTGGTATATCTGCtaaagagaaatgctacattcacaacatttgacaacaatttcacaacaaatcttagatAGCAATTTGTTAGTAATTATTATTAGcggataaaaatataattttagtagtggactcaaattagaactagtaataatttgccacttataatttgttgtgaaaatgttgtagatataACATTACTCATGTGATAAAATACATGTTATATTTAACAATAGCTTCAAAAGTGAAGAAATATAAGTCTATTACTAAGGGTCTGGTTAATATATGCCCTTAGGACATCCATTAATCATTCattttaaaagagtttttaTGGAGAACTGAAAATGTTATCAAAAGAGTtaattgttttttcatttttgcataaaaagtttttaaaaatatttattaatgtaTGCTTTTAGGACGTTAGTAAAACTCTATTCCTAAATAGAGAATCTTGAAtatatagggtccgtttggatagaacttattgctgaaaactgaaaactgaaaactgaaaacactgtagcaaaataatttttaaatgtgtaaatagtactgcgggacccatttttaataaaaaattgctaaaaacgtacatgaacagtgcgcgcacagtacgcgcacagtgcGCGTTATCCCCCccgcagcagaaaaaaaaaaaatcaaaacgcaaaacgcaaaacgtgTATCCAAACTCCACCATAGTTACCGTACACTTCAAAAATATTTGAAGCAAGAAAACATTCGTGGAATACTTGAATGTCACACATATAGAAACTAGAAAGGGAAAACTGACCTGAAGTTTGTAATGTTTTACTCCGAACAAAATCGACAGTATTCGCTTCCAACATAACCGAATAACATAAAGCAAGGGCCAGATGTGCAAATACGTGAGTAGCTCCAATCATTACCCGCTTCGCAAATGACACTGTGGAAGGTACAAGTGTCACTGCCACAATGAGCAATAGCATAGCACTTCCTAGAGACACAGTGGAGTCCTCCAGAATGTATCTAAAAGCTTTCCCAATTGTGCCAAATAAACTACTCCAATAACCAGAAGCTGAAACTGGTTGATCATCAAGCTCACACTACAGAAGAACatgaaaagggaaaaacaaaaatcaacttTGTTAGTGATATTAAGTTTATATGAGGAGCCTATATATACCTAATCCTAGCTCTAATCCCTATATAAACTTTGCTTAGGGTTCAATGTAATTGATCaattgagaatatatatatattgaagatGTTAGCTGTCATTGGATTCTTCCATTGACATAAGCCATTAGGCTGAACCAATAATttgtgttctttcttttctctataaCCTTTCTCCATATattcataaaatctaacatggtatcaatagaagaaagaaggaatacATCATTATTGCCACAACAACTACTATAATTGGGATAGTACGTAGCCGGATGTAAAGTAAAAATTCACCTGTGGGAGCGTAGAATAGACGAACACAACGTAAATAATGCCACTAACATATTCAAATCGCCAATTGTTCCCGTAGAAATTCCAAATATTTTCAAAGGCAAGCTgcaaattaaaaaacaatacgATGTATTATTTAATCAAGAAGcagaagaaaatgttaaaatatgTTAAGTTGGTAATAATAGGAAATGGAATAACAGAGATCAGAATTTCACAATGAATTACCCATCTTGACTTCTTAAAAGAAGGATAAGCGACTTTACAGTTGTAAGAAACTCCACGAGATTCTCTAAAACCACGAAACGCATGGGTGGGATGTGTGAATGCTCCACCGCAACCATTTACAAGTAAATGTTTAATGGGCTCATTATTGTTTCTATTTGGGTGAGGAACTGCAGCATGGTGCATATAGTGATGTATGTCCCCAGCAATTTGAAGCTTACACCTTTCTTCTAAAATATTACATATCAAGtcttcaacattttctccttttGATTGGTAGTTTGACACATTATTTCTAGAATTGACATTCTCGTACCAATCAACAAGCCAATCTGGTTTGTGTGTCATGATGATCACGGAGTCATTTCGTCCAACCTTGCATATAGTCAAATAATAGAAAACTTAGAAGTAAAAGAAATAGTGGTTATAGGACCATaacttttttttgctacaattaTTACAACTCTGATGTGACAAACTGTGAGTGGTTTATTTATCACTTTCAAGTGGATCCATTCATTTTCTCCATAATTTACAGTCTACCATATAACAGTTATAACAAAGTTACAGTAAAAGAAGTTGTAATTTTagaatttctttaaataaaaaggcaaaaaaaaaaaaaaacaagaacaattGTGTATGTGTTAAAGTTTGGGCTTAAATCATACTAGTTCGTGCGATACATgagaaaatgtaatataattatattataaggatataatgtaaaattttatgttaaattatagtacatatgttatttaaaaatattttctatttttataagttttatataattgAACATATAATGTATTTTTCATTCAACAACAGTACATagtgacatatatatatatatatatatatatatatatatatatatatatatatatatgaaaaaacatattttaataaaaagatttaaattacataattataatattgttttatataaatagagaagaagttattaaaattattttttaaataaaaaatataccaCAATCAGTTAGCTAATTTGAACATATCtaagaatattaaaaagaaaatatctacCCTCATTCCATGGAACACATGTAATATGCATGTtacattaagtttaaattattatatagcTTTAtaattgtagcattttttttccaaatataagCGCAATGCCtatattattgaaacttgaattttaaggtAATCTTGTGAATATTATCATATTTACTACTTTTTTAGGACTCATATCTCTAATTTCTagtgtttattttgtttgtagtttttagctcaaaactaaagagtttcgctcaaatataataaaatcttgtacttttcaatccaaaaattaagagaaaaagaaaatgaaattttgagctgaaaactgaaaagacaacttacaaaaaaaaaatcaatttaagattcAATTAGTCCAAAGTGGATGAAATAGACCGAATAGGACGAAATGGACCTAATTGGACCGAATGGACCCTAGTGGAACAAATTAGACTGTAATGAATGGAATTAGACTAAATGAACCAAAGGAGACTGAAATGCTACAATAATGTGGTTTAACAAGAAAGTAGCAATAATAAACGCTACGTTTTAGTctttagatattatataaatatagatgaTGTCTCATACAAGTTGAAAAGTAATAAACTTATAATTACTTGCCCAAAATGAACCACTAAAACAAGCTGAACAATGGTATAATACATGCTACATATATACTTCATGCTATAAATGCATGTGcgaattaaaaattattagatcCTCTAGAAGTACATTAATGTGATACTCCTTCTCATATATATTATGGACCATACAATCTGAATCATTTATGATTAAAGAATCTCTTTCTAGTTGCTCTAGAATAATCAGGAGATTCTCTAGAAGAAATATGGGGTTATGCTTCCAGCAGCAACATGCTATGGGGCAGAGGGCCATCTTACAAGGTCAAATCAATACgttctaacaaaaaatatatgaatataaaatttaattagcaGGATCAACAATGAATGTGGGCGAAGTGAGTATTGCATCACCGTATTTTAGGAATACCTAATA
This genomic stretch from Castanea sativa cultivar Marrone di Chiusa Pesio chromosome 1, ASM4071231v1 harbors:
- the LOC142610588 gene encoding uncharacterized protein LOC142610588; this encodes MFNLQNLCLYYRYPNPSESTYERRLFRPFQYALQPPPNYDERMTTNKPVLPPELPEPDQDVPQCFAIPGNHDWFDGLCTFMRNICHRSWLGGWYMPQKKSYFALKLPKGWWIFGLDLALSDDIDVYQFEFFTKLTEDEVGRNDSVIIMTHKPDWLVDWYENVNSRNNVSNYQSKGENVEDLICNILEERCKLQIAGDIHHYMHHAAVPHPNRNNNEPIKHLLVNGCGGAFTHPTHAFRGFRESRGVSYNCKVAYPSFKKSRWLAFENIWNFYGNNWRFEYVSGIIYVVFVYSTLPQCELDDQPVSASGYWSSLFGTIGKAFRYILEDSTVSLGSAMLLLIVAVTLVPSTVSFAKRVMIGATHVFAHLALALCYSVMLEANTVDFVRSKTLQTSAYHSRYRSYHAMSHRELPVPISILDRIVQWASGLYQAYIKYFMSAVDVPELIAVSRSNICNNGIESASRWDKTIYYASIFPYVYIFSTLTASLILGIYLCICSNCFNLYYDEAFSSLRIADYKAFTRFHINSDGNLEVFTLAVDKVPREWELEPNWTEPTSDDLSHRRENPSIWKASEFDPEPLETVKIIDKFVIRRTNGTATEVPGTEQNSSDEKNRRRRRQLWRLKRKLVWIKLLQLRKFRR